The following are encoded in a window of Leptodactylus fuscus isolate aLepFus1 chromosome 9, aLepFus1.hap2, whole genome shotgun sequence genomic DNA:
- the LOC142218262 gene encoding 6-phosphofructo-2-kinase/fructose-2,6-bisphosphatase 4 isoform X1, which yields MADCPRELTQNPLKKIWVPYNNGHPVQHSAQRRVCMTNCPTLIVMVGLPARGKTYISKKLTRYLNWIGVPTKEFNVGQYRRDLVKSFRSFEFFLPDNEEGQKIRKQCALLALNDVKKYLAEEGGHVAVFDATNTTRERRETILKFADQHGFKTFFVESVCVDPEVIAENIVQVKLGSPDYLNCTSEEAAEDFMKRIECYKNSYETLDENYDKELSYIKIMDVGRRYLVNRVMDHIQSRIVYYLMNIHVTPRSIYMCRHGESELNLKGRIGGDSGLSQRGKEFAKCLAQYIDEQNINDLKVWTSQMRRTIQTAEALGVPYEQWKTLNEIDAGVCEEMRYEEIQESFPLEFALRDQDKYRYRYPKGESYEDLVQRLEPVIMELERQENVLVICHQAVLRCLLAYFLDKTADELPYLKCPLHTVLKLTPIAYGCKVEMISLNVDAVNTHRDKPENVDISRTPEAALVTVPDHGGPNNEC from the exons ATGGCAGACTGTCCCCGGGAACTCACCCAGAACCCTCTGAAGAAAATCTGGGTGCCTTATAACAATGGACATCCTGTACAGCACAGCGCCCAGAGGAGAG TATGTATGACCAATTGTCCTACTCTTATTGTTATGGTGGGTCTCCCTGCCCGAGGCAAGACTTACATCTCCAAGAAATTGACTCGCTATCTCAACTGGATTGGAGTTCCAACCAAAG AGTTTAATGTCGGGCAGTACCGCAGGGATCTTGTCAAGTCTTTCAGGTCCTTTGAGttttttcttccagataatgaagaAGGCCAGAAAATACGGAA ACAATGTGCCTTACTGGCTTTAAACGATGTCAAGAAATATCTGGCAGAGGAAGGTGGCCATGTAGCG GTTTTTGATGCAACAAACACAACACGTGAACGACGGGAAACCATCCTTAAATTTGCAGATCAGCATGGTTTCAAA actttctttgtGGAATCTGTGTGTGTGGATCCAGAGGTTATCGCCGAAAACATTGTG CAAGTGAAGTTGGGCAGCCCGGACTACTTGAACTGCACTAGTGAGGAGGCCGCTGAGGATTTTATGAAGAGGATAGAGTGTTACAAGAATTCCTATGAGACCCTGGATGAGAACTATGACAA gGAACTGTCCTACATTAAAATCATGGATGTTGGCCGTAGATATCTAGTTAACCGTGTCATGGATCATATCCAGAGCCGGATTGTTTActacctcatgaatattcatgtgACCCCACGATCTATCTATATGTGCCGACACGGGGAGAGCGAACTTAATCTGAAGGGACGTATTGGAGGAGACTCTGGCCTGTCTCAACGAGGGAAGGAG TTTGCCAAGTGCTTGGCTCAGTATATAGATGAGCAAAATATCAATGATCTTAAAGTGTGGACAAGTCAGATGAGGAGGACTATTCAGACGGCGGAAGCTCTGGGCGTACCGTACGAGCAGTGGAAGACGCTGAATGAGATCGATGCT GGTGTGTGTGAAGAGATGCGTTATGAAGAAATTCAGGAATCCTTTCCTCTGGAGTTTGCTCTGCGAGACCAAGATAAATACAGATACCGTTACCCAAAGGGAGAG TCATATGAGGACTTGGTGCAGCGTCTTGAGCCGGTCATCATGGAGCTGGAGCGGCAGGAGAATGTCCTGGTTATCTGCCATCAAGCAGTGTTGCGCTGCCTACTTGCCTACTTCTTGGACAAGACTGCAG ATGAACTGCCTTACCTCAAGTGCCCCCTACATACTGTCCTGAAACTTACGCCTATAGCTTACG GTTGTAAAGTGGAAATGATCAGTCTAAATGTGGACGCAGTAAACACGCACAGGGATAAACCCGAG AACGTAGATATATCCCGCACGCCCGAGGCAGCCCTGGTAACTGTACCTGACCACGGTGGACCCAATAATG AATGTTGA
- the LOC142218262 gene encoding 6-phosphofructo-2-kinase/fructose-2,6-bisphosphatase 4 isoform X2, with protein MADCPRELTQNPLKKIWVPYNNGHPVQHSAQRRVCMTNCPTLIVMVGLPARGKTYISKKLTRYLNWIGVPTKEFNVGQYRRDLVKSFRSFEFFLPDNEEGQKIRKQCALLALNDVKKYLAEEGGHVAVFDATNTTRERRETILKFADQHGFKTFFVESVCVDPEVIAENIVQVKLGSPDYLNCTSEEAAEDFMKRIECYKNSYETLDENYDKELSYIKIMDVGRRYLVNRVMDHIQSRIVYYLMNIHVTPRSIYMCRHGESELNLKGRIGGDSGLSQRGKEFAKCLAQYIDEQNINDLKVWTSQMRRTIQTAEALGVPYEQWKTLNEIDAGVCEEMRYEEIQESFPLEFALRDQDKYRYRYPKGESYEDLVQRLEPVIMELERQENVLVICHQAVLRCLLAYFLDKTADELPYLKCPLHTVLKLTPIAYGCKVEMISLNVDAVNTHRDKPENVDVDRSTEDALQTVPNHL; from the exons ATGGCAGACTGTCCCCGGGAACTCACCCAGAACCCTCTGAAGAAAATCTGGGTGCCTTATAACAATGGACATCCTGTACAGCACAGCGCCCAGAGGAGAG TATGTATGACCAATTGTCCTACTCTTATTGTTATGGTGGGTCTCCCTGCCCGAGGCAAGACTTACATCTCCAAGAAATTGACTCGCTATCTCAACTGGATTGGAGTTCCAACCAAAG AGTTTAATGTCGGGCAGTACCGCAGGGATCTTGTCAAGTCTTTCAGGTCCTTTGAGttttttcttccagataatgaagaAGGCCAGAAAATACGGAA ACAATGTGCCTTACTGGCTTTAAACGATGTCAAGAAATATCTGGCAGAGGAAGGTGGCCATGTAGCG GTTTTTGATGCAACAAACACAACACGTGAACGACGGGAAACCATCCTTAAATTTGCAGATCAGCATGGTTTCAAA actttctttgtGGAATCTGTGTGTGTGGATCCAGAGGTTATCGCCGAAAACATTGTG CAAGTGAAGTTGGGCAGCCCGGACTACTTGAACTGCACTAGTGAGGAGGCCGCTGAGGATTTTATGAAGAGGATAGAGTGTTACAAGAATTCCTATGAGACCCTGGATGAGAACTATGACAA gGAACTGTCCTACATTAAAATCATGGATGTTGGCCGTAGATATCTAGTTAACCGTGTCATGGATCATATCCAGAGCCGGATTGTTTActacctcatgaatattcatgtgACCCCACGATCTATCTATATGTGCCGACACGGGGAGAGCGAACTTAATCTGAAGGGACGTATTGGAGGAGACTCTGGCCTGTCTCAACGAGGGAAGGAG TTTGCCAAGTGCTTGGCTCAGTATATAGATGAGCAAAATATCAATGATCTTAAAGTGTGGACAAGTCAGATGAGGAGGACTATTCAGACGGCGGAAGCTCTGGGCGTACCGTACGAGCAGTGGAAGACGCTGAATGAGATCGATGCT GGTGTGTGTGAAGAGATGCGTTATGAAGAAATTCAGGAATCCTTTCCTCTGGAGTTTGCTCTGCGAGACCAAGATAAATACAGATACCGTTACCCAAAGGGAGAG TCATATGAGGACTTGGTGCAGCGTCTTGAGCCGGTCATCATGGAGCTGGAGCGGCAGGAGAATGTCCTGGTTATCTGCCATCAAGCAGTGTTGCGCTGCCTACTTGCCTACTTCTTGGACAAGACTGCAG ATGAACTGCCTTACCTCAAGTGCCCCCTACATACTGTCCTGAAACTTACGCCTATAGCTTACG GTTGTAAAGTGGAAATGATCAGTCTAAATGTGGACGCAGTAAACACGCACAGGGATAAACCCGAG AATGTTGATGTGGATCGCTCCACTGAAGATGCTTTGCAGACTGTACCGAACCATCTTTAG
- the LOC142218262 gene encoding 6-phosphofructo-2-kinase/fructose-2,6-bisphosphatase 4 isoform X3: protein MRGSGGNNNSGGGGRGRRVCMTNCPTLIVMVGLPARGKTYISKKLTRYLNWIGVPTKEFNVGQYRRDLVKSFRSFEFFLPDNEEGQKIRKQCALLALNDVKKYLAEEGGHVAVFDATNTTRERRETILKFADQHGFKTFFVESVCVDPEVIAENIVQVKLGSPDYLNCTSEEAAEDFMKRIECYKNSYETLDENYDKELSYIKIMDVGRRYLVNRVMDHIQSRIVYYLMNIHVTPRSIYMCRHGESELNLKGRIGGDSGLSQRGKEFAKCLAQYIDEQNINDLKVWTSQMRRTIQTAEALGVPYEQWKTLNEIDAGVCEEMRYEEIQESFPLEFALRDQDKYRYRYPKGESYEDLVQRLEPVIMELERQENVLVICHQAVLRCLLAYFLDKTADELPYLKCPLHTVLKLTPIAYGCKVEMISLNVDAVNTHRDKPENVDISRTPEAALVTVPDHGGPNNEC from the exons TATGTATGACCAATTGTCCTACTCTTATTGTTATGGTGGGTCTCCCTGCCCGAGGCAAGACTTACATCTCCAAGAAATTGACTCGCTATCTCAACTGGATTGGAGTTCCAACCAAAG AGTTTAATGTCGGGCAGTACCGCAGGGATCTTGTCAAGTCTTTCAGGTCCTTTGAGttttttcttccagataatgaagaAGGCCAGAAAATACGGAA ACAATGTGCCTTACTGGCTTTAAACGATGTCAAGAAATATCTGGCAGAGGAAGGTGGCCATGTAGCG GTTTTTGATGCAACAAACACAACACGTGAACGACGGGAAACCATCCTTAAATTTGCAGATCAGCATGGTTTCAAA actttctttgtGGAATCTGTGTGTGTGGATCCAGAGGTTATCGCCGAAAACATTGTG CAAGTGAAGTTGGGCAGCCCGGACTACTTGAACTGCACTAGTGAGGAGGCCGCTGAGGATTTTATGAAGAGGATAGAGTGTTACAAGAATTCCTATGAGACCCTGGATGAGAACTATGACAA gGAACTGTCCTACATTAAAATCATGGATGTTGGCCGTAGATATCTAGTTAACCGTGTCATGGATCATATCCAGAGCCGGATTGTTTActacctcatgaatattcatgtgACCCCACGATCTATCTATATGTGCCGACACGGGGAGAGCGAACTTAATCTGAAGGGACGTATTGGAGGAGACTCTGGCCTGTCTCAACGAGGGAAGGAG TTTGCCAAGTGCTTGGCTCAGTATATAGATGAGCAAAATATCAATGATCTTAAAGTGTGGACAAGTCAGATGAGGAGGACTATTCAGACGGCGGAAGCTCTGGGCGTACCGTACGAGCAGTGGAAGACGCTGAATGAGATCGATGCT GGTGTGTGTGAAGAGATGCGTTATGAAGAAATTCAGGAATCCTTTCCTCTGGAGTTTGCTCTGCGAGACCAAGATAAATACAGATACCGTTACCCAAAGGGAGAG TCATATGAGGACTTGGTGCAGCGTCTTGAGCCGGTCATCATGGAGCTGGAGCGGCAGGAGAATGTCCTGGTTATCTGCCATCAAGCAGTGTTGCGCTGCCTACTTGCCTACTTCTTGGACAAGACTGCAG ATGAACTGCCTTACCTCAAGTGCCCCCTACATACTGTCCTGAAACTTACGCCTATAGCTTACG GTTGTAAAGTGGAAATGATCAGTCTAAATGTGGACGCAGTAAACACGCACAGGGATAAACCCGAG AACGTAGATATATCCCGCACGCCCGAGGCAGCCCTGGTAACTGTACCTGACCACGGTGGACCCAATAATG AATGTTGA
- the LOC142218262 gene encoding 6-phosphofructo-2-kinase/fructose-2,6-bisphosphatase 4 isoform X4, which yields MTNCPTLIVMVGLPARGKTYISKKLTRYLNWIGVPTKEFNVGQYRRDLVKSFRSFEFFLPDNEEGQKIRKQCALLALNDVKKYLAEEGGHVAVFDATNTTRERRETILKFADQHGFKTFFVESVCVDPEVIAENIVQVKLGSPDYLNCTSEEAAEDFMKRIECYKNSYETLDENYDKELSYIKIMDVGRRYLVNRVMDHIQSRIVYYLMNIHVTPRSIYMCRHGESELNLKGRIGGDSGLSQRGKEFAKCLAQYIDEQNINDLKVWTSQMRRTIQTAEALGVPYEQWKTLNEIDAGVCEEMRYEEIQESFPLEFALRDQDKYRYRYPKGESYEDLVQRLEPVIMELERQENVLVICHQAVLRCLLAYFLDKTADELPYLKCPLHTVLKLTPIAYGCKVEMISLNVDAVNTHRDKPENVDISRTPEAALVTVPDHGGPNNEC from the exons ATGACCAATTGTCCTACTCTTATTGTTATGGTGGGTCTCCCTGCCCGAGGCAAGACTTACATCTCCAAGAAATTGACTCGCTATCTCAACTGGATTGGAGTTCCAACCAAAG AGTTTAATGTCGGGCAGTACCGCAGGGATCTTGTCAAGTCTTTCAGGTCCTTTGAGttttttcttccagataatgaagaAGGCCAGAAAATACGGAA ACAATGTGCCTTACTGGCTTTAAACGATGTCAAGAAATATCTGGCAGAGGAAGGTGGCCATGTAGCG GTTTTTGATGCAACAAACACAACACGTGAACGACGGGAAACCATCCTTAAATTTGCAGATCAGCATGGTTTCAAA actttctttgtGGAATCTGTGTGTGTGGATCCAGAGGTTATCGCCGAAAACATTGTG CAAGTGAAGTTGGGCAGCCCGGACTACTTGAACTGCACTAGTGAGGAGGCCGCTGAGGATTTTATGAAGAGGATAGAGTGTTACAAGAATTCCTATGAGACCCTGGATGAGAACTATGACAA gGAACTGTCCTACATTAAAATCATGGATGTTGGCCGTAGATATCTAGTTAACCGTGTCATGGATCATATCCAGAGCCGGATTGTTTActacctcatgaatattcatgtgACCCCACGATCTATCTATATGTGCCGACACGGGGAGAGCGAACTTAATCTGAAGGGACGTATTGGAGGAGACTCTGGCCTGTCTCAACGAGGGAAGGAG TTTGCCAAGTGCTTGGCTCAGTATATAGATGAGCAAAATATCAATGATCTTAAAGTGTGGACAAGTCAGATGAGGAGGACTATTCAGACGGCGGAAGCTCTGGGCGTACCGTACGAGCAGTGGAAGACGCTGAATGAGATCGATGCT GGTGTGTGTGAAGAGATGCGTTATGAAGAAATTCAGGAATCCTTTCCTCTGGAGTTTGCTCTGCGAGACCAAGATAAATACAGATACCGTTACCCAAAGGGAGAG TCATATGAGGACTTGGTGCAGCGTCTTGAGCCGGTCATCATGGAGCTGGAGCGGCAGGAGAATGTCCTGGTTATCTGCCATCAAGCAGTGTTGCGCTGCCTACTTGCCTACTTCTTGGACAAGACTGCAG ATGAACTGCCTTACCTCAAGTGCCCCCTACATACTGTCCTGAAACTTACGCCTATAGCTTACG GTTGTAAAGTGGAAATGATCAGTCTAAATGTGGACGCAGTAAACACGCACAGGGATAAACCCGAG AACGTAGATATATCCCGCACGCCCGAGGCAGCCCTGGTAACTGTACCTGACCACGGTGGACCCAATAATG AATGTTGA